One Sulfitobacter sp. M39 genomic window, CAAGCACCAGATAACGCCAAGGCGCGCGCGTAGCCCCCTTTGGCACACCCGTCGTCGCTGCGACCGCCACGGCAATCACCATGCCCGCGATCACGAATCGCGCCGCATTCAACGCCGTGGGCGAGATCAGATTGGCCGACAGCGACCCAAGCGAAAACGACCCCGCCACCAGCGCCGAAAACGCCAGCATCGCCAGATGCCCCTGCAGATCAGATCGCTTCACAGCCCTGTCTTTACGGCTTTTTTCAGGTACGACAGCAAGGCCTGCACCTTTGGTGTGCGGTGCAGATCAACATGGGTGACCAGCCACAGCATCGAATCCCATTCCGGCAGATGCGGATGCACCTCGACCAGATCGGGGTTGGCGCGCCCCTCGATCAGATCGACAAACCCGATCCCCGCCGCCTCCAGCACCGCAACGCGGAGCGCTTCTGAATGCAGCCCGCGGAAGGAGATCGCATGCGCGGGCACCACCTCGCGCATCCATTTGAAGAAGGGCGCACGCATCTGCGCGTCGTCATGGCCGACAAACCGGTGGTTGCCATAATCCTCGACCCCCGACGGCATACCGAAGGCCGCGATATAGTCCTTATGCGCGAACAGCCCCATCTGGAATTGATAGAAAGGCTGCACTACATTATCCGGCTGCTCGGGCACCTGTCCTGCGCGGATCGCGATATGCGCCTCGCCATATTCCAGCCGAAACAACCGCTCCCCGGTCAGAAAGCGCAGGGTTACATCCGGATTTTCCCGCTGGAACGCGACCAACAAAGGGGTCATCCAGCTCGAAAGCTCCATCAGGGAGGTCACGACGAGCTCGCCCGACACCGCTTCGCCGCGCCCCTTGATGCGACTGGCAAGCTGGCTGAACTGGTCGTCCGTGGCAGAGGCCACACGCAGCAGATCCTCGCCCGCCTCCGTCGTCTTGTAGCCGCGCGCGTGCCGTTGGAACAGCTTCACCGACAACCGTCGTTCCAGTGCATCCACATGGCGGATCACCGTCGCATGATGGACACCCAGAACCTCGGCTGCGCCACTGACGGTGCCCATGCGCGCCACCTGATAGGCCGTCTTGATTTCTTCCCAATTGTCCATTCTCGGCCCCTCGTCTGCCCGGCTGTGCATTATTGAACACATCACCTGCAGTTTCACCAGTTGCGTTCGCAGGAGCAAGGATCATGTAGAGCGAAGAAAGTTAACACGAAAGGATATCCTCCCATGTCTATCTTGCGTATCGATTCCTCTGCAAACACCACCAGCTCTGTGACCCGCGGCCTCACCGACCGTATCATCGCGCAACTGGGCGACAGTGATGTAACCGTCCGCGATCTGGCTCTCGAGCCCCTGCCCCAGATCACCGAAACATGGGCCATCGCCCGCGCCATCCCCGAGACAGACCGCTCTCCCGAGCAAAGCGAAGCGCTGATTGAATCAGATAAGCTTGTCGCCGAACTGATGGCCGCCGACACCATCGTCATCGGCGCGCCCATTTATAACTTCAGCGTGCCCGCGTCGCTGAAGGCGTGGATCGATCTGGTCGCCCGTGTCGGCGTTACCTTCCGCTATACCGAAAACGGCCCCGAAGGTCTGGTCAAAGGCAAGCGCGTGATCGTGGCGATGGCCTCCGGTGGCGTGCCCGCCGGGTCCGAGGCGGATTTCAACACCGGCTACCTCAAGGCCGTTCTGGGCTTCATGGGCATGACCGACGTGACCATCGTGGCCGCCGACGCGCTGGCAACAGATGCCGAAGGCACCATCGCCCGCGCGAACGAAGCTGTGGATGCGCTCAAGGCAGCATAATCCTCGGGCGGTGCGGCGGGTTGACTCAGACCCGCCGCTCGCCTAAACGATCCGCAATCTCCGGAAGCACCATGTCTTCCGGTCTCTGGCGCGGCCAGAGATCGCCCCCCACCAGCGTGTTACGCCCGTGGGGGCATTTGCGTATTCAACGCGGGCATCCTATCTGAGGGGCACCGCAACCGATCGAAGGGGGCCATGGCCCATGTTTGAGAATCTTTCCGAACGCCTCTCCGGCGTCTTTGACCGCCTCACCAAACAGGGTGCCCTCTCGGAAGAGGATGTGAAAACCGCCCTGCGCGAAGTCCGCGTCGCCCTGCTCGAGGCGGACGTTTCCCTGCCCGTCGCACGTGATTTCGTCAAAGCGGTTCAAGACAAGGCCACCGGTCAGGCCGTCACCAAATCGATCACCCCGGGCCAGCAGGTCGTCAAGATTGTCCACGACGCGCTGATCGACACGCTAAAAGGCGAAGGCGAACCCGGCGCGCTGAAAATCGACAGCCCCCCCGCCCCGATCCTGATGGTCGGTCTGCAAGGCTCCGGTAAAACCACGACCACGGCCAAGCTCGCCAAACGTCTGAAAGACCGCGATGGCAAGCGCGTGCTGATGGCCTCGCTTGATGTGAACCGACCTGCGGCGATGGAACAGCTGGCGATTCTCGGCGTTCAGATCGGCGTCGATACACTGCCCATCGTCAAAGGCGAAAACCCGGTCCAGATCGCCAAACGCGCAAAGACGCAGGCATCGATGGGCGGCTACGACGTCTATATGCTCGACACCGCGGGCCGCCTGTCGATCGACGAAGAACTGATGAGCCAAGTCGAAGCGGTGCGCGATGTCGCCAACCCGCGTGAAACCCTGCTGGTCGTCGATGGTCTCACCGGCCAGGACGCCGTGCAAACCGCAGAAAACTTTAACGACCGCATTGGCATCTCCGGCGTCGTGCTGACCCGTATGGACGGCGACGGCCGCGGCGGTGCTGCGC contains:
- a CDS encoding FMN-dependent NADH-azoreductase, translated to MSILRIDSSANTTSSVTRGLTDRIIAQLGDSDVTVRDLALEPLPQITETWAIARAIPETDRSPEQSEALIESDKLVAELMAADTIVIGAPIYNFSVPASLKAWIDLVARVGVTFRYTENGPEGLVKGKRVIVAMASGGVPAGSEADFNTGYLKAVLGFMGMTDVTIVAADALATDAEGTIARANEAVDALKAA
- the ffh gene encoding signal recognition particle protein; amino-acid sequence: MFENLSERLSGVFDRLTKQGALSEEDVKTALREVRVALLEADVSLPVARDFVKAVQDKATGQAVTKSITPGQQVVKIVHDALIDTLKGEGEPGALKIDSPPAPILMVGLQGSGKTTTTAKLAKRLKDRDGKRVLMASLDVNRPAAMEQLAILGVQIGVDTLPIVKGENPVQIAKRAKTQASMGGYDVYMLDTAGRLSIDEELMSQVEAVRDVANPRETLLVVDGLTGQDAVQTAENFNDRIGISGVVLTRMDGDGRGGAALSMRAVTGKPIKFVGLGEKMDALETFEPERIAGRILGMGDIVALVEKAQETIEAEQAEKMMKRMAKGQFNMNDLKMQLEQMLKMGGMQGMMGMMPGMGKMAKQVEDAGFDDKILKRQIALIQSMTKKERANPALLQASRKKRIAKGAGMEVSELNKLMKMHRQMGDMMKKMGKMGKGGMLKQAMKGMMGKGGMPGGMDPSQMDPKALEAAAKQMGGKLPGGLGGIGGGAGLPGGLSGFGKKK
- a CDS encoding LysR family transcriptional regulator, with amino-acid sequence MDNWEEIKTAYQVARMGTVSGAAEVLGVHHATVIRHVDALERRLSVKLFQRHARGYKTTEAGEDLLRVASATDDQFSQLASRIKGRGEAVSGELVVTSLMELSSWMTPLLVAFQRENPDVTLRFLTGERLFRLEYGEAHIAIRAGQVPEQPDNVVQPFYQFQMGLFAHKDYIAAFGMPSGVEDYGNHRFVGHDDAQMRAPFFKWMREVVPAHAISFRGLHSEALRVAVLEAAGIGFVDLIEGRANPDLVEVHPHLPEWDSMLWLVTHVDLHRTPKVQALLSYLKKAVKTGL